GCCGATGTGCGGCCCGCGCTCACGGCCTGCCTGGCCGTGCCGCGCTGGGTCGACGCGGTACTCGCCGGCCGGCCGTACGCGGACTTCGGCGCGCTCCTGACCGCCGCTGAAAAAGCCACTCCCCTGCACCGCGACGAGGTGAGCGCCGCCATCGCCGCCCACCCGCGGATCGGGGAGAAGCCGACGAGCAAGGGCGCCGACGCCGAGTGGTCGCGCTCCGAACAGTCCGGTGTGGACAACGCCGCCGAGTTCGCCGCCGCCAACGCCGAGTACGAAGCCCACTTCGGCCACGTGTTCCTCGTGTGCGCCGGCGGCCGCAGCGGCGCCGAACTGCTCGCGAACCTGCGGTCGAGGCTGGGCAACGACCCCGAGACCGAACTCGACGTGGCAGGCGCGGAGCTGGCGAAGATCGCCGCGCTGCGCCTGCGGAAAGCGATAGAAGCATGAGCTTGGTGACTACGCACGTGCTCGACACGGCCGCGGGCAAACCGGCCGCCGGCATCGCCGTGCGATTCGAACGCGGAGACGGCACGCCGCTGGCAGAGGGCGTCACCGACGAGGACGGCCGCGTCCGCGATCTCGGCCCCGACACCCTCGAACCCGGCGTCTACCGGCTCGTCTTCGACACCGGCGCCTACCTCGGGCCCGAAGCGTTTTTCCCCGACGTCACCATCGCGTTCCGCATCACCGACGGCACTTCACACCACCACGTGCCGGTGCTGCTGAGCCCGTTCGCCTACTCGACTTATCGCGGGAGCTGACCGTGGGAATCTCCTTGGGCCCCAACCAGTACGGCAAGGCGGAGGTCCGCCTGGTCACCGTCCGCCGCGACGGTCCGGTGCACCACCTGCGCGACCTCACCGTGTCCACGGCCCTGAGCGGCGACCTCGCCGCAACGCACCTGACCGGCGACAACTCGGCCGTCCTGACCACCGACGCGCAGAAGAACACCGTCTACGCGTTCGCGAAGCAGCAGGACGTCGGCGAGATCGAGGACTTCGCACTGCGCCTGGGCCGTCACTTCGTGGCCACGCAGGAGGCGATCACCGGAGCGCGCATCACCGTCGCCGAGCACGCCTGGGAACGCATCCCCGTCGACGGCGATCCGCACGACCACGCCTTCAGCCGCTCCGGCGGCGAAAGCCGGACCACCACCGTGACCGTGCACGCCGACCGCGCGTGGGTGGTGTCCGGTGTGGACGGTCTGACCGTGCTCAAGTCGGGCGGCTCCGAGTTCCACAGCTTCCCGCGCGACGAGTACACGACGCTCGCCGAGACCGACGACCGCATCCTCGCCACCGCCGTCACCGCGCGCTGGCGCTACGACGGCGACCCAGCCGACCGCGACGTGGACTGGGCGAAGAACCACCAGGAGATCCGGCGGACGCTGCTGCAGGCGTTCGCGACGAAACACAGCCTGTCGTTGCAGCAAACCCTGTACACGATGGGTGAGGCCGTGCTGCTCGCACGGCCCGAGGTCGCCGAGGTCCGGCTTTCCCTGCCGAACAAGCACCACTTCCTCGTCGATTTGAGCCCCTTCGGCCTCGAGAATCACAACGAGGTGTTCTACGCCGCCGACCGCCCCTACGGCCTCATCGAAGGCACCGCGGTCCGCGACGAAGCCGAAGAGCCCGGCCCGGCCCGGACCGACGCCGTGCTCTAGCTCCGAATCCCCACCGGGAGAGCACATGTCAGAACGACCATCCCGTCATCCCGTCGATGTGCGCCCGAAGTGGCCACAGCTCGTGCTGGGCGGAATCCAGCACGTCGCGGCGATGTACGCCGGCGTGGTGGCCCCACCGCTGGTGATCGGCGCGGCCGTCGGGCTTTCGCCCGGGCAGCTGAGCCTGCTCATCAGCGCGTCGCTCTTCACCGCCGGCCTCGCGACGCTCTTGCAGACGCTCGGCGTGTGGCGCTTCGGCGCGCGGCTGCCGCTGGTCAACGGCGTCACGTTCGCCTCCGTCGCGCCGATCCTCTCGATCGCGCAGCAGCACGCCGGCAACGCGCTGGGTGTCGTCTACGGCGCGACGCTCGTCGGCGGCGTGTTCGTGGTGCTGGCCGCGCCGTTCTTCTCGAAGCTCACGCGGTTCTTCCCCCCGGTGGTGACGGGGACCGTGATCACACTCATCGGCGTCTCGCTGCTGCCGGTGGCCGTGCAGTGGATTTCCGCGCAGCAGCCGGCCGCGCGGCCGAGCGGGCTGCTGCTGGCGGGCGTCACGCTGGTCGCGGTGCTGGTGTTCACGCGGTTCCTCAAGGGTTTCTGGAGCCGGATCGCCTTGTTGCTGGGCCTGGTCGCCGGGACGCTGCTGGCGTGGCCGCTGGGCGAAGTCGACACATCGACACTCAAGCAGGCACCCGTGTTCGGCATCGCCACGCCGTTTCACTTCGGCGCGCCGGTGTTCGACATCGCGGCGATCGTGTCGATGCTCATCGTGATGCTCGTGGTCATGGCCGAGAGCACGGCCGACCTGCTGGCGCTGGGCGAGATCGTCGGACGGCCGACCACGAGCCGGACCCTGGCCGACGGCCTGCGCGCCGACGGGCTCGCCACCGCCGTGAGCACGGTGTTCGGCGGGTTCGCGTGCACGGCGTTCGCACAGAACATCGGGCTGGTGTCGCTCACGCGGATGGTCAGCCGGTACGTGGTCGCGGCCAGCGGTGTGGTGCTGGTGGTGCTCGGCGCGCTGCCAGTCACAGGCGGGATCGTGGCGCTCGTGCCGCAGCCGGTGCTGGGCGGGGCCGGGCTGGTGCTGTTCGGCAGCGTCGCGGTGAGCGGGGTGCGGACGCTGGCGAAGGCGTCGTTCGAGCATCCCGGCAACGTCGCGATCGTCGCCGCGTCGCTGGGCGTGGGCCTGATCCCCATCGCGGTGCCGGGTTTCTACTCGGGATTTCCGGCGGCACTGCAGGTGGTGCTGAACTCCGGCATCAGCGCGGGCTGCCTCACGGCCGTGGTGCTGAACCTGGTCTTCGGCGAGCGGTTGATAGAACGCTCTACCGCCCCGGAGCTATCCTCTGTGCCGTGACAGGCACGAAGGACCGCATCCTGGCCGCGGGCGCGGAGCTCTTCCGCCGCGGCGGCTACACCGGCACGGGCGTGAAGCAGATCGTCGAGAAGGCCGGCGCGCCCTTCGGCTCGCTGTACCACTTCTTCCCCGGCGGCAAGGAACAGCTCGCCGAAGAGGTCATCCGCACCTCGGGGATGGAGTACGCGCAGCTCTACGACCTCTTCATCGCCCCGGCGCCTGATGTCGTGAGTGGCATCGAGGCGTTCTTCGCCGCCGGGGTGACCACGCTGCTGGACACCGACTACGTCGAGGGCTGCCCGATCGCCACGGTGGCCCTGGAAGTCGCGACGACGAGCGAACCGCTGCGCCAGGCGACGGCCGACGTGTTCAACGCGTGGATCGACGCGGGCACGGAGAAGTTCGCCGCGTTCGGCCTGCCGGCAGAACAGGCGCGGGTGTTGACGATCGCGCTGATCACCAGTCTGGAGGGCGCTTTCGTGCTGGCGCGCTCGATGCGTTCACCGGAACCGATGGCGGTGGCCGGCGCCGCCGTGGTCGACGTGGCCCGGCGGATCCTGGGCGAGCTGGGCCACGACGGGAAGAAGCGCTAGCGGTAGTCGGGCGTCCAGCGGGTTCGGCGGACCGTTGCGGCGAGGTGGTCGTCCGGCCGGGCGACGCCGTCCTTCACGGCTTGCTCGGCGACGGCCGTGGCGATCCGCGTGGCGACCTCGGGCACGTCCTCCCACGCCGGCAGCAGCGGTTCCTCCGGGTCGGCGAGGGCCGGTGACGCCTCGCCGAGCGTCTTCGCGGCGACGCGCATCATCGCGTCGGTCACGCGGGTGGCGCCGGACGCGGTGACGGCCAGGCCGATGGCCGGGAAGATGTAAACGTTGTTGCACTGCGCGACGCGGTGCTGCTTGCCGTCGCGCTCGACCGGCGCGAACGGCGAGCCCGTGGCCACGAGGGCGCGGCCGCCGGTCCAGAAGTCCAGCTCACGCGGGTGCGCTTCGGCGCGGCTGGTGGGGTTGGAGAGCGGAAAGATGATCGGCCGGTCGGTCTTGGCGGCCAGCTCGCGCACGATGTCCTCGGTGAACGCGCCCGCCGCCGTCGAGAGGCCCAGCAGCACACCGACGTCGACGTTGTGCACTACGTCAGCCAGCGCGGTGCCCGTCCAGCCCTGGGTGCGCGCGGCGGGCTGGGCGAAGCGGCGCTGGCTTTCCGACAAGTCGGTGCGGTCGTCGGTGAGCAGGCCGGCGATGTCGACGGCCCAGATGCGCTCGGCCGCCTCGGCGTCGGACAGGCCCTGCGCCACCATCTCCTGGCGGATCATCTCCAGGACGCCGATGCCGGCCGAGCCCGCGCCGAGCATCACCACCTGCTGTTGGGAAAGCGGCCGCCCCGCCACCTTCGCCGCCCCGTGCAGCGCCCCGAGCGCGACCGCAGCCGTGCCCTGGATGTCGTCGTTGAACGTGAGCAGACGGTCGCGGTAGCGCTCGAGGATCGGCTGGGCGTGCGCGGTGGCGAAGTCCTCCCACTGCAGCAGCACC
The sequence above is a segment of the Amycolatopsis sp. 2-15 genome. Coding sequences within it:
- the uraD gene encoding 2-oxo-4-hydroxy-4-carboxy-5-ureidoimidazoline decarboxylase, with translation MPLALAEFNTADAADVRPALTACLAVPRWVDAVLAGRPYADFGALLTAAEKATPLHRDEVSAAIAAHPRIGEKPTSKGADAEWSRSEQSGVDNAAEFAAANAEYEAHFGHVFLVCAGGRSGAELLANLRSRLGNDPETELDVAGAELAKIAALRLRKAIEA
- the uraH gene encoding hydroxyisourate hydrolase, with the protein product MSLVTTHVLDTAAGKPAAGIAVRFERGDGTPLAEGVTDEDGRVRDLGPDTLEPGVYRLVFDTGAYLGPEAFFPDVTIAFRITDGTSHHHVPVLLSPFAYSTYRGS
- the pucL gene encoding factor-independent urate hydroxylase, which encodes MGISLGPNQYGKAEVRLVTVRRDGPVHHLRDLTVSTALSGDLAATHLTGDNSAVLTTDAQKNTVYAFAKQQDVGEIEDFALRLGRHFVATQEAITGARITVAEHAWERIPVDGDPHDHAFSRSGGESRTTTVTVHADRAWVVSGVDGLTVLKSGGSEFHSFPRDEYTTLAETDDRILATAVTARWRYDGDPADRDVDWAKNHQEIRRTLLQAFATKHSLSLQQTLYTMGEAVLLARPEVAEVRLSLPNKHHFLVDLSPFGLENHNEVFYAADRPYGLIEGTAVRDEAEEPGPARTDAVL
- a CDS encoding nucleobase:cation symporter-2 family protein, with the translated sequence MSERPSRHPVDVRPKWPQLVLGGIQHVAAMYAGVVAPPLVIGAAVGLSPGQLSLLISASLFTAGLATLLQTLGVWRFGARLPLVNGVTFASVAPILSIAQQHAGNALGVVYGATLVGGVFVVLAAPFFSKLTRFFPPVVTGTVITLIGVSLLPVAVQWISAQQPAARPSGLLLAGVTLVAVLVFTRFLKGFWSRIALLLGLVAGTLLAWPLGEVDTSTLKQAPVFGIATPFHFGAPVFDIAAIVSMLIVMLVVMAESTADLLALGEIVGRPTTSRTLADGLRADGLATAVSTVFGGFACTAFAQNIGLVSLTRMVSRYVVAASGVVLVVLGALPVTGGIVALVPQPVLGGAGLVLFGSVAVSGVRTLAKASFEHPGNVAIVAASLGVGLIPIAVPGFYSGFPAALQVVLNSGISAGCLTAVVLNLVFGERLIERSTAPELSSVP
- a CDS encoding TetR/AcrR family transcriptional regulator encodes the protein MTGTKDRILAAGAELFRRGGYTGTGVKQIVEKAGAPFGSLYHFFPGGKEQLAEEVIRTSGMEYAQLYDLFIAPAPDVVSGIEAFFAAGVTTLLDTDYVEGCPIATVALEVATTSEPLRQATADVFNAWIDAGTEKFAAFGLPAEQARVLTIALITSLEGAFVLARSMRSPEPMAVAGAAVVDVARRILGELGHDGKKR
- a CDS encoding NAD-dependent malic enzyme, whose translation is MPDRGHERLFDALTTKGTAFTHDERRELGLLGLLPNAEKTIGEQVAHTYQELARRPADLDKHVFLRGLQDRNETLFYRLLAEHLEETLPIVYTPTVGEACQRFSEIYRRPRGLYVAYPDREHLREVLRNRPRREVDVIVVTDGQRILGLGDQGIGGMGIPIGKLSLYTLIGGIDPARTLPILLDVGTDNVERLEDPQYLGWRHRRIGDDEYYAFVDDFVTAVREELPEVLLQWEDFATAHAQPILERYRDRLLTFNDDIQGTAAVALGALHGAAKVAGRPLSQQQVVMLGAGSAGIGVLEMIRQEMVAQGLSDAEAAERIWAVDIAGLLTDDRTDLSESQRRFAQPAARTQGWTGTALADVVHNVDVGVLLGLSTAAGAFTEDIVRELAAKTDRPIIFPLSNPTSRAEAHPRELDFWTGGRALVATGSPFAPVERDGKQHRVAQCNNVYIFPAIGLAVTASGATRVTDAMMRVAAKTLGEASPALADPEEPLLPAWEDVPEVATRIATAVAEQAVKDGVARPDDHLAATVRRTRWTPDYR